In a single window of the Candidatus Tanganyikabacteria bacterium genome:
- a CDS encoding type II toxin-antitoxin system HicB family antitoxin, whose product MKYVIIIEQAAPDSFCVHSPDIDCCFSTGNSVEDAVKGFKQAVRRYLKDLRARGEEPPQPVTMVDTIEVA is encoded by the coding sequence ATGAAGTACGTGATCATCATCGAGCAGGCTGCTCCTGACTCTTTCTGCGTTCATTCCCCGGACATCGATTGTTGCTTTTCGACCGGCAACTCGGTCGAGGACGCCGTCAAAGGCTTCAAGCAGGCGGTGCGCCGCTACCTCAAGGATTTGCGGGCCCGCGGCGAGGAGCCGCCGCAGCCGGTCACCATGGTCGACACCATCGAGGTGGCCTGA